The segment GGACGCGGGGACCCGCGCGACGCCACCGCCCGGATCGCTAACGAAACGGCCGAACTGCTCGGGTTGGCGGACGTCCGGTTCACGCCCGGAGAGGTGAATCTCACGACCGACTACGTCGGCGAAGCCTATGGGATCCCTGCAGCCGCTGGGAACGACGCCATCCACTATCTCGCGCGCACGGAGGGCATCCTCCTGGACCCGGTGTACACCGGGAAAGCCTTCGCGGGCCTGCTCGACCACGTCCGAACCGGCAGGATCCCGCGCGGAGCGCGGGTGGTCTTTGTGCATACCGGCGGCCAGCCGGCGCTGTTTTCGTTCAGCAGAGCACTCATGGCGGCCGGCGCGGGAGCGCCGCGGAGGAGGTAACGCGATGCCGGGCGTCCGCTGCGCTCTCAGCGCCCTCATCGCCGTCGTGACGATCGCAGCGCTTGCCCCGTTGCACGTAGGGGCGCAGGCCCCGGCGACGCTTGTGGTGGCGCAGAACGTCGCCGTGACGGCGCTCGATCCGGCGGGTCCCTCGATCTTTTTGGTATACCCTGCCGGGTACGAAGCCGCATTTCTCGTCTACGATGGCCTCGTTCGATTCACCGAGGCCATGGCGATTGTCCCCGAGCTTGCCACGTCGTGGAACGTCTCCTCCGACGGACGCACCTGGGCTTTCAAGCTCCGGCCGGGGGTGTCGTTCCAAGACGGCACGCCACTGACTGCACAGGCCGCCGTGGCGGATCTGCAACGCGAGATCAATCCGGGCACCAACCAGTCCAACCGGCCGCTGTGGGATCCTATCGCCTCGGTGTCCGCACCGGACGCGATCACAATTCGAATCGTCACCAAGGAACCATATGGCGCGCTGCTCAATACCCTCGCGCACGGGTCAGCCCTCATCGCCAGCCCGGCCGCCGTGGAGAAATCCGGGGCACAGTACAAGCTCCATCCGGTGGGCACGGGGCCATACAAGGTCGATCGGTGGGACGTCGGGACGCAACTCGAAGTGACCCGCAACACGCAATATTGGGCCGGCAAACCCGGGTTCGACCGGATCGTCCTGCGGAACGTGCCCGATTCGACGACACGCGTGGCGATGGTCCAGAGCGGTCAGGCGCAGGTGGCTGAGGCGATCCCACCGGAGAACGTCGATGAGCTCGGGCGCGTTCCCGGGGTGACGGTGACCGTCAAGCCGGCGCTGCGCACCTTCGGCATGGGGATCAACATGAACCGCCCGATCCTCCAGGACATTCGGGTGCGGCAGGCGCTCAACTACGCGGTCAACAAGGAGTTGATCGTCAAGGCGCTGTTCCGGGGGAATGCCACGGTCCTCCGCTCTCCCCTCGCGCCCCAAACGTCGGGATACGCCGATGTGGGCCCTTGGCCCTACGACCCTCCGAAGGCGCGACGGCTCCTCGAGGAGGCCGGATGGAAGCCCGCGCCTCCCATCGGCGTGCGCGTCAAGGACGGGAGTCCCCTGCAACTCACCCTGCTCACGCCCCAGGGGGCGTTTCCGCACGATGTCGAGGTGATCGAAACGCTGGCGGACTACCTGCGCAACGTCGGGTTCGAGCCGCACTTCATGTACGTCGAGCCCGCGGTGTTTTGGGACCACCTATTGATCCCGCCGGACCAATACAAATGGGATCTCGTCCTCTTCGGGTTCAACCCAAGCAACGGCGACGGCGGGTATCATCTCGACTCCCTGTACCACTCGAACCCCGACCGGCAGCACCGTCCGCGGGTGTGGAACTTTACCTGGTACGCGAACCCCGAGGTGGACGCGTGGCTCAACCAGGGGGCCCGCGCGGTCGATCCCAAGGTTCGGGCCGCTGCCTACGCGAAGGTGGAACGGCGGGTTTGGAATGACGTGCCGTACCTGTGGCTGTACGCGGAGAACGTCATCGTTGCAACCCGCGATGTGCGAGGCGTTGAGGTCCTGCCGATCGTCTTCACGATCCTCCGCGCGGCACACAGGTAACTTAGCCCGGGCCGCGAGGTGCGGCCTCCGCCCCTGACCTGGTGTGCCGCGATGCTTGCCTACGTCACGAGCCGATTGCTCCAGATGGTTCCGCACGCGCTCGCGATCCTCACGCTCATCTTTGTGCTCTTCCGGCTGGTCCCGGGCGACCCGGCGCTCCTCGCCGCGGGCATGACGGCGACGCCGGATCAAATCAGCGCGATGCGCCATCTCCTCGGATTGGACCGGCCTTTATCGATCCAGTACCTCTCCTTCCTCTGGCACCTGATTCACGCCGACCTCGGCACGTCGGTGACCTTCGGGCTTCCTGTCGCCGGGATCGTCGGCCACCGCCTCCCCGCCACGGCGACGCTGGCGGCGAGCAGCCTGGGGGTCGCCGTCGGGATCGGTGTGCCGATTGGCGTGCTCGAGGCCGTGCGTCCGCGCGGAGTGAGCGGACAGACGGCAAGCGCCGTGGCGGTCGCGCTGCTCGCGATCCCCAACTTCTGGCTGGGGCTTCTACTGATCAACTTGTTCGCGGTGCGCCTGCACTGGCTTCCCGTCGCGGGCACCGGTGGGGCCGCGTTTCTTTTGATGCCGACCCTCGCCATCGCCGCCCGGCTCGTCGCCGTCGTGAGCCGCACCACCCGGGCGAGCCTGGCCGAGGTTCTGAGCGAGGACTACATCCGAACCGCACGGGCGAAGGGCCTCGCCCGAACCCGGGTGTTGGTCAGGCACGCCCTCCGGCCGGCGTTGATCCCCATCGTGACGGTCATAGGGCTACAGGCCGGCTATCTGCTCGGAGGATCGTTGGTGATCGAAACGCTGTTTGACTGGCAGGGGCTGGGTCAGGCAATCATCAATGCGGTGGCGTTGCGCGACTACTTCCTTGTGCAGGGAATCACCGTCTTTTACGTGTTTGGTTTCCTCCTCCTCAACCTGACCATCGACCTCTCGTACGCGGCATGGGATCCGCGCATCAGATATGGATAGCAGGCGGCTGGTGGGGAGCCTCTTGGCGACCCCCCTCGCCGCGGTCGGGACCGGGGTGGTGCTGGTCTATCTCGGCGTGGCCCTCGCCGCGCCGTGGCTCGTCCCGCACGACCCGCTTGCCCAAGATCTCTCCGCGGTGCTCGCGCCTCCGGGCGGCTCCCACCCCTTCGGGACAGATCCCCTCGGTCGCGACCTGCTGAGCCGTATTATCGCGGGCACCAGAGTAGACTTGACGATCACCGTGCTGGGAAGCGGTCTTGCGGCGGCGATCGCGGTGCCGGCCGGCATCACCGCTGCCTACGTCGGGGGAGCCGTCGACCGAG is part of the bacterium genome and harbors:
- a CDS encoding ABC transporter substrate-binding protein, encoding MPGVRCALSALIAVVTIAALAPLHVGAQAPATLVVAQNVAVTALDPAGPSIFLVYPAGYEAAFLVYDGLVRFTEAMAIVPELATSWNVSSDGRTWAFKLRPGVSFQDGTPLTAQAAVADLQREINPGTNQSNRPLWDPIASVSAPDAITIRIVTKEPYGALLNTLAHGSALIASPAAVEKSGAQYKLHPVGTGPYKVDRWDVGTQLEVTRNTQYWAGKPGFDRIVLRNVPDSTTRVAMVQSGQAQVAEAIPPENVDELGRVPGVTVTVKPALRTFGMGINMNRPILQDIRVRQALNYAVNKELIVKALFRGNATVLRSPLAPQTSGYADVGPWPYDPPKARRLLEEAGWKPAPPIGVRVKDGSPLQLTLLTPQGAFPHDVEVIETLADYLRNVGFEPHFMYVEPAVFWDHLLIPPDQYKWDLVLFGFNPSNGDGGYHLDSLYHSNPDRQHRPRVWNFTWYANPEVDAWLNQGARAVDPKVRAAAYAKVERRVWNDVPYLWLYAENVIVATRDVRGVEVLPIVFTILRAAHR
- a CDS encoding ABC transporter permease, which produces MLAYVTSRLLQMVPHALAILTLIFVLFRLVPGDPALLAAGMTATPDQISAMRHLLGLDRPLSIQYLSFLWHLIHADLGTSVTFGLPVAGIVGHRLPATATLAASSLGVAVGIGVPIGVLEAVRPRGVSGQTASAVAVALLAIPNFWLGLLLINLFAVRLHWLPVAGTGGAAFLLMPTLAIAARLVAVVSRTTRASLAEVLSEDYIRTARAKGLARTRVLVRHALRPALIPIVTVIGLQAGYLLGGSLVIETLFDWQGLGQAIINAVALRDYFLVQGITVFYVFGFLLLNLTIDLSYAAWDPRIRYG